A DNA window from Anaerocolumna sp. AGMB13020 contains the following coding sequences:
- a CDS encoding xanthine dehydrogenase small subunit encodes MKKTISFFLNGTLREIKVKAETTVLELLRNSLELNGIKEGCGEGDCGACTVVIGEVRDKKVHYKSAAGCLYLAAKLEGKHVITIEGMGEKEKLHPIQEAILKAHATQCGFCTPGVSLSILALYLERKNPGRDEFRRYLEGNLCRCTGYVSIRKVPEFLEELIVCPVDIRPKYLTETEEKQLSFIQEDIYTDDGVHGFYSPVSEANLLDFLKGHPEFTDGNNIRFINGGSDVVVGVKKHGQHYRLLVDLSRIETLQKLTFDNKSITLGGGVSLARMIDSVQGIFPEFSDTVLKMCSEQVRSIATVAGNIANASPVADTVPLLMAVDAILTINGPRGLRTVPVREFFRGYKKLAKQADEWISSITIPLGEYNFIHFEKVSKRKEVDISSVNSAIALKVENGIIKKAHVASGGVGATTLYMNNTSGFLQGREMKEKTFLEAYEMITEEATPIGDVRGSAEYRKALLQNLLMKHYLAYESSQEVDGHEA; translated from the coding sequence ATGAAAAAAACAATTAGTTTCTTTCTAAATGGAACTTTAAGAGAAATCAAGGTAAAAGCAGAGACTACAGTATTGGAACTGCTTCGTAATTCTCTGGAACTTAACGGTATTAAGGAAGGCTGCGGAGAGGGAGACTGCGGTGCCTGTACAGTTGTTATTGGTGAGGTAAGGGATAAAAAGGTACATTACAAATCTGCTGCAGGCTGTCTGTACCTGGCAGCAAAGCTGGAAGGAAAACATGTAATTACCATAGAAGGAATGGGAGAGAAAGAGAAACTCCATCCTATTCAAGAAGCAATTCTTAAGGCTCATGCAACACAATGCGGGTTCTGTACCCCTGGTGTCAGCCTTTCGATTCTGGCATTATATCTGGAAAGAAAGAATCCTGGAAGAGATGAGTTTCGCAGATATCTGGAGGGAAATCTCTGTCGGTGCACCGGTTATGTATCTATCCGTAAGGTTCCCGAATTCCTGGAAGAACTTATAGTCTGTCCTGTGGATATCAGACCAAAGTATTTGACGGAAACGGAAGAAAAGCAATTGAGCTTTATTCAGGAGGACATCTATACAGACGATGGGGTCCATGGTTTTTATTCTCCGGTTTCGGAAGCTAATCTTCTTGACTTCCTTAAGGGGCATCCGGAATTTACAGATGGAAATAACATACGATTCATAAATGGAGGAAGCGATGTGGTGGTAGGGGTAAAGAAACATGGGCAGCATTACAGGCTGTTAGTGGATTTAAGCCGTATAGAGACCCTGCAAAAGCTTACCTTTGACAATAAAAGCATAACCCTTGGAGGCGGGGTTTCCTTAGCAAGAATGATAGATTCTGTTCAGGGTATCTTTCCCGAATTCTCGGATACTGTGTTGAAAATGTGCTCTGAGCAGGTGCGCTCCATTGCAACTGTTGCAGGAAATATTGCCAACGCTTCCCCGGTTGCGGATACCGTTCCACTTTTGATGGCTGTTGATGCAATACTTACCATAAACGGTCCAAGGGGGTTAAGGACTGTCCCTGTGAGAGAATTCTTCAGAGGCTATAAAAAGCTTGCAAAGCAAGCGGATGAATGGATTAGCTCCATAACCATTCCGTTGGGAGAATATAATTTTATCCATTTTGAAAAGGTAAGTAAGAGAAAAGAAGTGGATATTTCCTCAGTCAATTCAGCCATTGCATTGAAAGTGGAAAATGGTATCATTAAAAAAGCCCACGTAGCTTCTGGTGGTGTCGGAGCAACTACTTTATATATGAATAATACCTCTGGTTTCTTGCAGGGCAGGGAGATGAAAGAAAAGACCTTCCTTGAAGCTTATGAAATGATAACGGAGGAAGCAACTCCTATAGGAGATGTCAGGGGAAGTGCGGAATACAGAAAAGCTCTTTTACAGAATCTCTTAATGAAACATTATCTGGCTTATGAAAGCAGTCAGGAGGTTGATGGTCATGAAGCATGA